Proteins encoded within one genomic window of Dermatophilus congolensis:
- a CDS encoding anthranilate synthase component I, with product MVSVSVPQVGWGVAWPELSTFEELAVQRRVVPVVRRVLADGETPLGVYRKLAGDAAGTFLLESAEQGQWDRYSFVGVSSRATLTEKDGQAFWLGSAPAGLPVGGDPLVALRESLALLASDPLVGLPPMTSAFVGHISYDAVRRWESSVPDGNPDVMRVPELAMNLVDDLAVFDHSDGSLLLVANAINWDGGDEGVADAYADAVARLDRMVAGLSRPAPSSVAVFDTPVPEPVSDRTAEEFVAMVEAAKEHIRAGDAFQVVPSHRFSMPCEADALDVYRVLRASNPSPYMYMFRFERPDGSRYDVVGSSPEALVRVTGDRVITHPIAGSRPRGVTPAQDQCLEEELLADPKERAEHVMLVDLARNDLQRVCRAGTVDVVEFMKVRRYSHVMHIESSVEGVLRQGKGAYDALVATFPAGTLSGAPKPSAMRIIDEQEVSRRGLYGGVVGYLDVHGDLDVAIAIRTALLSGGVAHVQAGAGVVADSVPELEYQETVNKAMAVLRAVAAASTMGCP from the coding sequence GTGGTGTCGGTGAGTGTTCCGCAGGTGGGGTGGGGTGTGGCGTGGCCTGAGTTGTCGACTTTTGAGGAGCTTGCTGTGCAGCGGCGGGTGGTTCCGGTGGTGCGGCGGGTACTTGCTGATGGTGAGACGCCGTTGGGGGTGTATCGCAAGCTTGCGGGGGATGCTGCAGGGACGTTTTTGCTGGAGTCTGCTGAGCAGGGGCAGTGGGATCGTTATTCGTTTGTGGGGGTGTCGAGTCGTGCCACGTTGACGGAGAAGGATGGTCAGGCTTTTTGGTTGGGGTCTGCTCCGGCGGGGTTGCCGGTGGGTGGTGATCCGTTGGTGGCGTTGCGGGAGTCGTTGGCGTTGTTGGCTTCGGATCCGTTGGTGGGGCTTCCTCCGATGACCTCTGCTTTTGTGGGGCATATTTCGTATGACGCGGTGCGGCGGTGGGAGTCTTCGGTTCCTGATGGCAATCCGGATGTGATGCGGGTGCCGGAGTTGGCGATGAATTTGGTGGATGATCTGGCTGTTTTTGATCATTCGGATGGGTCGCTTCTGCTTGTTGCTAATGCCATTAATTGGGATGGCGGTGATGAGGGGGTGGCTGATGCGTATGCGGATGCTGTGGCGCGGTTGGACCGTATGGTGGCTGGTTTGTCGCGGCCTGCGCCTAGTTCGGTGGCGGTGTTTGATACTCCTGTGCCGGAGCCGGTTTCGGATCGCACGGCGGAGGAGTTCGTGGCGATGGTGGAGGCTGCGAAGGAGCATATTCGGGCTGGTGATGCGTTTCAGGTTGTGCCGAGTCATCGTTTTTCGATGCCGTGTGAGGCTGATGCGTTGGATGTGTATCGCGTGTTGAGGGCGAGTAATCCGAGTCCGTATATGTACATGTTTCGGTTTGAGCGTCCGGATGGCAGTCGGTATGACGTGGTGGGGTCTAGTCCGGAGGCGTTGGTGCGGGTGACGGGGGATCGGGTGATTACGCATCCGATTGCGGGGTCGCGTCCGCGGGGGGTGACTCCTGCGCAGGATCAGTGTTTGGAGGAGGAACTTTTAGCTGATCCGAAGGAGCGTGCCGAGCATGTGATGCTTGTGGATTTGGCGCGTAATGATCTGCAGCGTGTGTGTCGTGCGGGCACGGTTGATGTTGTGGAGTTCATGAAGGTGCGTCGGTATAGCCACGTTATGCATATTGAGTCGAGCGTGGAGGGGGTGTTGCGGCAGGGGAAGGGTGCGTATGACGCTTTGGTGGCTACTTTCCCGGCGGGGACGTTGTCGGGTGCACCTAAGCCCAGTGCGATGCGGATTATTGATGAGCAGGAGGTGAGCCGTCGGGGGTTGTATGGCGGGGTTGTGGGGTATCTGGATGTGCATGGTGATTTGGATGTGGCGATTGCTATTCGTACGGCTTTGTTGAGTGGTGGGGTGGCGCATGTTCAGGCGGGGGCGGGGGTTGTTGCTGATTCGGTTCCTGAGTTGGAGTATCAGGAGACGGTGAATAAGGCGATGGCTGTGTTGCGTGCGGTTGCTGCTGCTTCGACGATGGGATGCCCGTGA
- a CDS encoding HGxxPAAW family protein, which produces MSHQAPEPVQQSTPAEPGHGNTPAAWTGTVILLVASALISLGMVLGQSWMWIVGVVGVVAGVVVWAAMNRMGFNQEKPHGH; this is translated from the coding sequence ATGAGTCATCAGGCCCCTGAGCCCGTCCAGCAGAGCACGCCCGCTGAGCCTGGGCATGGCAACACTCCTGCGGCGTGGACAGGTACGGTGATTTTGCTCGTGGCGTCTGCTCTTATTTCTTTGGGCATGGTGTTGGGGCAGTCGTGGATGTGGATAGTTGGTGTTGTGGGTGTGGTGGCTGGTGTCGTGGTGTGGGCTGCGATGAACCGCATGGGCTTCAATCAGGAAAAACCGCACGGTCATTGA
- a CDS encoding Trp biosynthesis-associated membrane protein — MSVDVSGSGGVVWARKGVVLTAGLVAHAVAAVVTQVPWTVDAGVGPAGAVSLTGAQVAPGVLAMALAGLAAGAFGAFAQGVWARCAGGVVCATGGGVAGLAGVAVAGGAVAGVAGWVALVGGMVACVAGGVGACVAGGWGRASSRFSSPVGVDGGGGGRDAASDWDALSRGEDPTV, encoded by the coding sequence GTGAGTGTGGATGTGTCTGGTTCTGGTGGGGTTGTGTGGGCTCGTAAGGGTGTTGTTCTTACTGCGGGGTTAGTTGCGCATGCGGTGGCGGCTGTGGTGACGCAGGTGCCGTGGACTGTTGATGCGGGGGTGGGGCCTGCGGGTGCGGTGTCGTTGACGGGGGCGCAGGTGGCTCCGGGTGTGTTGGCGATGGCGTTGGCGGGGTTGGCTGCTGGTGCTTTTGGTGCGTTTGCGCAGGGTGTGTGGGCGCGGTGTGCTGGTGGGGTGGTGTGTGCCACGGGGGGTGGAGTGGCTGGGTTGGCTGGGGTGGCTGTGGCTGGTGGGGCTGTGGCTGGTGTTGCGGGGTGGGTTGCTTTGGTTGGGGGAATGGTTGCGTGTGTGGCGGGTGGGGTTGGTGCGTGTGTGGCTGGTGGGTGGGGTCGTGCGTCGTCGCGGTTTTCTTCGCCGGTTGGTGTTGATGGTGGTGGGGGTGGGCGTGATGCGGCCTCGGATTGGGATGCGTTGAGTCGGGGTGAGGATCCGACGGTGTGA